TGCGGCGACCGGTGCTCCAGCCAACCCTTGCGCTGGCAAGGAGATGAAGAAGGAGCCGCCTAAGAAGGCCAAGAAGGCGGGACCGAAGGTGGAGGCTCCAGTGGCAGCCCCAGCGGCTGTACCAGCCCCGGCTGCTGCGCCTGCCGCAGCCCCAGTGAAGAAGTAGCCGCTCTTCTGAAGATATGATGTCAAAACTAGAAAGGAGGTGATTGAAAGCGATGATGAAGAAATTGGGTATCGTAGTGATGACTGCATTCTTCAGCGTCTCCGTGGCTGGTCTCAGCTTTGCTGACGAGAAGAAGGTTGCGGCCCCCACGGCGCCGGCTGTCGAGAAGGCGGCCCCAGCGGCTGCCGCTGGCGAGAAGGAAGTGAAGCCGAAGAAGCCCAAGAAGGCGGCCAAGAAGGCGGAAGAGGCCCCGGCTGCACCAGTTGCTGTACCAGCCCCAGCTGCTGCTCCTGTCGCAGCCCCAGTGAAGAAGTAGCCACTGCGTGCTGTTCGTGTTCGAACACGTGCCAAAAGGCACCCCGCAACCAGCGGGGTGCCTTTTATTTTCTTGACACTGCCGTGTTGGCAGGATAGAAAGACCACGTCCTGCCAGAGTTAGGATGGCGCTGGGTCCGCCGATGGCGGAAATAGGGAAAACGGTGAAGCCCTACACCCGGATCGTGGAGGGCCAGGCCGTTGCTGCCCCGCAACTGTAAGCGGCGTTGATATCTAAGGTAAGCCGCGAGCCAGGAACCTGCCCAGCCCCGAGGTGCTGATGACCTTCCGAGGGGAAGGGCGGCCTTGTCGCGTACCGGGTTGATCGCGGCGTAGGTTTACCGTCCGGTTTGGGAAAGAAAACCCCAATCCTCCTCCGAGGATTGGGGTTTTTTGTTAAGGGATCATGAACTCAACTCCACCGGTCCCGATAGATAAAGAGATTCATCTGCTGTTTCGATGGGGGGGACCCTATGACGGATCATGCCTTTCCTGAAGCGTCGCGCCGAGCCCTCTATGAGGCGATCACGCGCCGCCGCGATATGCGGTCCTTTCTCCCCGATTCCATTCCGGCCGAGACCCTTGCTCGTATCCTCTTGGCGGCACATCAGTCCGGCTCAGTCGGATTCTCGCAACCGTGGAACTTTCTTGTTGTTGAGGATCGTGAGGTCCGCAGGCAGGTTCGTGCACATGTCGAGGCGGAGCGGCTGCGCGCCGCTGAAATGTTTGAGAAGGAGCACCGGGAGGAGTATCTCTCCTTCAAGCTGGAAGGGATCCTCGACGCGCCCATCAACCTATGCGTTACGTGCGACCAGGAGCGCTTTGGGCCGGCAGTGATCGGGCGGAACACGATTCCGGAAACCGCGGTTTATAGCACCTGCTGCGCCGTCCAGAACCTCTGGCTTGCCGCACGCGCAGAAGGTCTCGGCGTCGGGTGGGTGAGTATCCTCGATCCCGGCGCTCTCCGCACGATCCTGGGAATCCCGGACCGGATCATTCCCGTCGCCTACCTGTGCGTCGGTTTCGTCGAGAGCTTTCCGGAGCGGCCCATGCTCGAGACCATGGGCTGGTTGCCGCGGCTTCCGCTCCAAGAGGTAGTCTTTCATGACCGCTGGGCCGCGCGGCCACGACCCGACCTGCTCCGCGCACTTGAG
This genomic stretch from Candidatus Methylomirabilis limnetica harbors:
- a CDS encoding histone, whose translation is MMKKLGIVVMTAFFSVSVAGLSFADEAKKHEAPAAATGAPANPCAGKEMKKEPPKKAKKAGPKVEAPVAAPAAVPAPAAAPAAAPVKK
- a CDS encoding histone, with amino-acid sequence MMKKLGIVVMTAFFSVSVAGLSFADEKKVAAPTAPAVEKAAPAAAAGEKEVKPKKPKKAAKKAEEAPAAPVAVPAPAAAPVAAPVKK
- the bluB gene encoding 5,6-dimethylbenzimidazole synthase, coding for MTDHAFPEASRRALYEAITRRRDMRSFLPDSIPAETLARILLAAHQSGSVGFSQPWNFLVVEDREVRRQVRAHVEAERLRAAEMFEKEHREEYLSFKLEGILDAPINLCVTCDQERFGPAVIGRNTIPETAVYSTCCAVQNLWLAARAEGLGVGWVSILDPGALRTILGIPDRIIPVAYLCVGFVESFPERPMLETMGWLPRLPLQEVVFHDRWAARPRPDLLRALETSRINGERASEDVRPQTPPRAHSTDDERSGKVEPLRKGLLLVYTGQGKGKTTAALGIVFRALGHGFRVAVVQFIKGKWKTGERVLAETLPGLTFLVMGHGFTWESDDLTWDRSAAVEAWAKAKELIASGEQAVVVLDEITYAINYGFIELADVLATLRARPAHVHVVVTGRNAQEDLCVLADLVTEMKSVKHPFERGLKAQPGIDY